The sequence GGGCAGCGCCGGCTTAGGTCAGCCATTTAAGGTAGCCCAGCAATACATGAACCACATTGGCGACACCCTTGAGGTGCTGCAGGCCGATGGTAAGAAGGTACAGGGCACGCTGAAGGCAGTAGATGCCCCAAGCTTTACCATTACCGTACAGGAAAAGCAGAAGATTGAAGGCAAGAAGCGCCCCGTGCTGGTAGATGTAGATAAGACCTACCAGATGGACGAGGTGAAGTACGCCAAGTACGTGCTGGCCTTTAAATAAAATGTAAAAATTAAAAAATTCAAGAATGTAATAATTCAAGGATTGTAGTTTGGTAAAAATTAAAAAAACAATATAAGAATGGCAGTAAAAAAAGAAGAGAAGGGCCCCTCAATGATTGAGACCTTCCAGGAATTCAAGGAAACCAAGAACATCGATCGTACCACACTGGTGAGCGTACTGGAGGAAAGCTTCCGTAACGTTATCGCTAAGATTTTTGGTTCGGACGAGAATTTTGACGTGATCGTAAACCCCGACAAGGGCGACTTTGAGATTCACCGTAACCGCGTGGTAGTACCCGACGGCGAGGTGATGGATGAGAACAAGGAGATTGAGCTGAGCGAGGCTCAGAAGATTGAGCCCGACTACGAGGTTGGCGAGGAAGTATCAGAGGAGGTACAGTTCGCTAAGTTTGGTCGCCGTGCCATTCTGAACCTGCGTCAGACTCTGGCTTCGAAGATTCTGGAGCTGGAGCACGACTCACTCTACCAGAAGTACAAGGATAAGGTTCACCAGGTAGTTAGCGGTGAAGTTTACCAGATTTGGAAGCGCGAGGTACTGCTGATTGACGATGAGGGTAACGAGCTGCACTTGCCAAAGCAGGAGCAGATTCCTGGCGACAACTACCACAAGGGCGAGACCGTACGTGCCGTAGTAAAGGAGGTACAGAACGAGAACAACAACCCTCGTATCATCCTCTCTCGTA is a genomic window of Xylanibacter ruminicola 23 containing:
- the rimP gene encoding ribosome assembly cofactor RimP; translated protein: MINKEIIQTLTEEWLQGNEYFLVDVNFAADDRIVIEIDHADGVWIEDCAALSRFLQERLGEELGEYELEVGSAGLGQPFKVAQQYMNHIGDTLEVLQADGKKVQGTLKAVDAPSFTITVQEKQKIEGKKRPVLVDVDKTYQMDEVKYAKYVLAFK